The following proteins come from a genomic window of Mauremys mutica isolate MM-2020 ecotype Southern chromosome 7, ASM2049712v1, whole genome shotgun sequence:
- the BBS1 gene encoding Bardet-Biedl syndrome 1 protein, with amino-acid sequence MAAASSSSSESNEANSKWLDAHYDPMANLYTFSSSIALADLHGDGEYKLVVGDLGMAGHTMRLKVYRGTGLASESTLLDLPSAVSTFLMDQNEPRTPAVAVASGPFVYVYKNLRPYFKFTLPPLDANPLEQDVWEQAKEDMIDPLTLKEMLEGIREKAEIPLSVRSLRFLAQDVPEMENFVNLHKGQPIKRQTVITCMSTLKKNMADEDAVSCLVIGTESADVLILDPEAFTILAKMTLPSVPAFLDVMGQFDVEYRVTVACRDGSIYILRRESKRPKYCIELSAQPVGLVRVHKNIVAGCSDETLQGYTQKGKKLWTVYLPAPLMTMSLLDQKSRGFQAVMVGLANQVVHMYRDKNLVDVIRTQDVVTSICFGRYGREDNTLIMTTKGGGLIIKILKRTAVFEEKDTSLGPPVAQSIRLSVPKKTRLYVDQTLRERENAVAMHRVFQMDLYRLRLMAARAYVKALESSLAPITSTLQEPLKMNAVVQGIGPTFKLTLHIQNTSAGCPSINLLVSFLYDQSLYAMKRAFFKAPMLVPGLNYPIETFVECLSDKGISDVIKVFVLREGQSMPLLTAHINMPVSEGLAAA; translated from the exons ATGGCGGCGGCCTCCTCTTCCAGCAgcgagag TAATGAAGCCAACTCCAAATGGCTGGATGCCCATTACGACCCCATGGCCAATCTCTACACCTTCTCCTCGTCCATCG CCCTGGCTGACCTGCATGGCGATGGAGAGTACAAG CTGGTGGTGGGTGACCTGGGCATGGCTGGGCACACCATGAGGCTGAAGGTGTACCGGGGCACGGGGCTGGCCAGTGAGAGCACCTTGTTGGACCTGCCGTCTGCCGTCTCCACCTTCCTGATGGACCAGAATGAGCCACGCACGCCTGCCGTGGCTGTGGCCTCCGGCCCATTCGTCTATGTCTACAAGAACCTGCGGCCCTACTTCAAATTCACCCTGCCCCCCCTGGATGCCAACCCCCTGGAGCAGGATGTCTGGGAGCAGGCCAAAGAG GACATGATCGACCCCCTGACTCTGAAGGAAATGCTGGAGGGGATCCG GGAGAAGGCGGAGATCCCCCTGTCAGTACGATCACTGAG gttcCTGGCCCAAGATGTACCAGAAATGGAGAATTTTGTGAACCTACATAAGGGGCAACCGATCAAGCGCCAG ACTGTCATCACCTGCATGAGCACGCTGAAGAAGAACATGGCGGATGAGGATGCAGTCAGCTGCCTGGTGATCGGGACGGAGAGCGCCGATGTCCTCATCCTGGACCCTGAGGCCTTCACTATCCTGGCCAAG ATGACGTTGCCGAGCGTGCCAGCCTTCCTGGACGTGATGGGGCAGTTCGATGTGGAGTACCGGGTCACGGTGGCCTGCCGGGATGGGAGCATCTACATCCTGCGCAG ggAGTCCAAGCGGCCCAAGTACTGCATCGAGCTGAGTGCCCAACCCGTGGGGCTGGTGCGGGTACACAAGAATATCGTGGCCGGCTGCTCTGATGAAACCCTGCAGGGCTATACACAGAAG GGGAAGAAGCTGTGGACAGTCTATCTGCCAGCCCCACTGATGACCATGAGCCTCCTAGACCAGAAATCACGCGGCTTCCAGGCCGTGATGGTAGGTCTGGCCAACCAGGTGGTGCACATGTACCGGGACAAAAACCTTGTGGACGTCATCCGCACCCAG GATGTGGTCACCAGTATTTGCTTTGGCCGTTATGGGCGTGAGGACAACACCCTGATCATGACGACTAAAG GAGGGGGGCTGATCATTAAGATCCTGAAGCGCACGGCCGTGTTTGAGGAGAAGGACACGTCTCTGGGGCCTCCCGTGGCCCAGAGCATCCGACTCAGCGTGCCCAAGAAGACCAGGCTGTACGTGGACCAGACGCTGCGGGAGCGCGAGAATGCCGTGG CCATGCACCGCGTGTTCCAGATGGACCTGTACCGGCTGCGGCTCATGGCAGCCCGGGCCTATGTCAAGGCGCTGGAGTCCAGCCTGGCGCCCATCACATCCACACTGCAGGAGCCCCTTAAGATGAATGCAGTG GTCCAGGGCATCGGCCCCACCTTCAAACTGACCCTCCACATTCAGAACACATCAGCTGGGTGCCCCTCCATCAACCTGCTGGTGAGCTTCCTCTACGATCAGAGCCTCTATGCCATGAAGAGAGCCTTCTTCAag GCCCCCATGCTGGTCCCGGGACTGAACTACCCCATTGAAACCTTTGTGGAGTGTCTGAGCGACAAGGGGATCTCGGACGTCATCAAG GTGTTTGTACTGCGGGAGGGCCAGAGCATGCCCTTGCTGACTGCCCATATCAACATGCCAGTGAGTGAGGGCCTGGCTGCTGCCTGA